Proteins encoded by one window of Salvia splendens isolate huo1 chromosome 7, SspV2, whole genome shotgun sequence:
- the LOC121740872 gene encoding putative calcium-transporting ATPase 11, plasma membrane-type, with product MDDYLKKNFDVEAKRPSEENLKRWRSAVWLVKNPRRRFRMVADLAKRAEAERKRRKIQEKIRIALYVQKAALYFIDAVDRTEKLKIPDDVKQAGFNISPDELSSLVRSHDLKRLDSHGGVDGISKKLSVSLENGLSPPDIPTRRTLFGENKFLEKPPRPLWMFVWDAMQDLTLIMLIVCSFISVAVGLATEGWPKGLYDGIGIILCILLVVAVTALSDYKQSLQFRDLDKEKRNVTVHVTRAANRQKVSIYDLVVGDVVNLSIGDQVPADGLFISGYSLYIDESSLSGESEPVQIEKGRPFLLSGTKVQEGSGKMVVTSVGMRTEWGRLMVTLSEGGDDETPLQVKLNGVATVIGKIGLVFAVLTFAVLTIRYLTVKAFDGEIGSWSMRDVVSLLNFFAVAVTILVVAVPEGLPLAVTLSLAFAMKKLMNDRALIRHLSACETMGSASCICTDKTGTLTTNHMVVTKIWMGGEQRNVDGKKLENVVTSEKGKQVLVDALFLNTAADVVRGKDGRSEILGSPTETALIEFGLLFHKDFRGLRQGWEILKVEPFNSVKKKMSVLVQSRGGGEGGGGKRAFIKGASEIIFGMCDKSVGKDGESLPISDEQRKMINGVIDGFACEALRTLCVAFRDMEPSSDELSIPEEGYMLVALVGIKDPLRPGVKEAVKTCLNAGILVRMVTGDNINTAKAIARECGILTSDGIAIEGAELRDKSAEEMKDVLPKLQVMARSLPLDKHKLVSMLRKEYQEVVAVTGDGTNDAPALHEADIGLAMGIAGTEVAKESADVVIMDDNFATILNVAKWGRSVYINIQKFVQFQLTVNIVALMTNFICACVSGSAPLTAVELLWVNMIMDTLGALALATEPPHDGLMKQPPVGRNAHIITRVMWRNIIGQSIYQLIVLGVLQFYGKQMLNLDSEATLSSLIFNTFVFCQVFNEINSRDMEQINIFRGILSSWIFIMIMVSTVGFQVVMVQVLCKFAGTVPLNGKLWAVSVLVGAVGLVVGALLKCIPVPNVPSNKHHDGYEPLPSGPDLA from the exons ATGGATGattatttgaagaaaaatttTGACGTAGAAGCCAAGAGGCCATCCGAAGAAAATCTCAAGAGATGGCGATCCGCGGTGTGGCTCGTCAAGAACCCTCGTCGTCGCTTCCGTATGGTCGCCGACCTCGCAAAGCGCGCCGAGGCTGAGCGCAAACGCCGCAAGATTCAG GAGAAGATACGAATAGCTTTGTACGTTCAAAAGGCAGCATTATATTTTATCGACG CCGTTGATCGAACCGAGAAGCTGAAAATCCCCGACGACGTAAAGCAAGCCGGATTCAACATCAGCCCCGACGAGCTCTCCTCCCTCGTCAGGTCCCACGACCTCAAGCGCCTGGACTCCCACGGCGGCGTTGATGGCATCTCCAAAAAGCTCTCCGTCTCCCTCGAAAACGGCCTCTCCCCTCCCGACATCCCCACTCGCCGGACTCTGTTCGGCGAGAACAAATTCCTCGAAAAACCCCCCCGCCCACTCTGGATGTTCGTCTGGGACGCCATGCAGGACCTCACCCTCATCATGCTCATCGTCTGCTCCTTCATCTCCGTCGCCGTCGGCCTCGCCACCGAGGGCTGGCCCAAGGGCTTGTACGACGGCATCGGCATTATCCTCTGCATCCTCCTCGTCGTCGCCGTCACCGCCCTCAGCGACTACAAGCAGTCCCTCCAGTTCCGCGATTTGGATAAGGAGAAACGCAACGTCACCGTCCACGTCACCAGAGCCGCTAACCGCCAGAAAGTCTCTATTTACGACCTCGTCGTCGGCGACGTCGTCAATTTGTCGATCGGAGATCAGGTCCCCGCCGATGGCTTGTTCATTTCCGGATACAGCTTATACATCGACGAATCCAGCTTGTCAGGGGAGAGCGAGCCTGTGCAGATCGAGAAAGGGAGGCCGTTTCTACTCTCTGGCACCAAGGTTCAGGAAGGTTCTGGAAAGATGGTGGTGACTTCAGTTGGGATGAGGACGGAATGGGGGAGGCTCATGGTGACTCTCAGCGAGGGCGGCGACGACGAGACTCCCCTGCAGGTGAAGCTCAACGGCGTCGCGACTGTGATAGGAAAAATCGGGCTGGTTTTCGCGGTTTTAACGTTTGCGGTGCTCACTATAAGATACCTGACTGTGAAGGCCTTTGATGGGGAGATTGGCAGCTGGTCGATGCGAGATGTCGTCAGTTTGCTGAATTTTTTTGCGGTGGCGGTGACTATACTAGTGGTGGCGGTGCCGGAGGGACTGCCTTTGGCTGTCACATTGAGTTTGGCTTTTGCGATGAAGAAGCTGATGAACGATCGGGCGCTGATACGGCATCTGTCCGCGTGCGAGACGATGGGATCGGCAAGCTGTATCTGCACGGATAAGACGGGGACACTGACGACGAATCATATGGTGGTGACGAAGATCTGGATGGGTGGGGAACAGAGGAATGTTGATGGGAAAAAGCTCGAAAACGTGGTTACTTCTGAGAAAGGGAAGCAGGTTTTGGTTGATGCTCTGTTTCTCAACACTGCTGCGGATGTGGTGAGAGGGAAGGATGGGAGGAGTGAGATATTAGGGTCGCCGACCGAGACTGCGCTGATCGAATTCGGCCTTTTGTTTCACAAGGACTTCAGAGGGCTGAGGCAGGGATGGGAGATTTTGAAAGTTGAGCCGTTCAATTcggtgaagaagaagatgtcGGTGCTCGTGCAGAGTAGAGGCGGTGGCGAGGGAGGGGGAGGGAAGCGGGCTTTTATCAAAGGTGCGTCGGAGATTATATTCGGGATGTGTGACAAGAGTGTCGGGAAGGATGGGGAGTCGTTGCCAATATCGGATGAGCAGAGGAAGATGATAAATGGGGTTATAGACGGTTTCGCTTGTGAGGCTCTGAGGACGCTGTGTGTGGCGTTTAGGGATATGGAGCCGTCGTCTGATGAATTGAGTATTCCTGAGGAGGGGTATATGCTGGTTGCGCTGGTGGGGATCAAAGATCCGCTGCGCCCTGGGGTTAAAGAGGCGGTCAAGACGTGTTTGAATGCTGGGATTCTGGTGCGGATGGTGACCGGGGACAATATTAATACGGCCAAGGCTATTGCTAGGGAATGTGGGATTTTGACTAGTGATGGAATCGCAATTGAAGGGGCGGAGCTGAGAGATAAAAGTGCTGAGGAGATGAAGGATGTGTTGCCCAAACTGCAG GTAATGGCAAGATCTTTGCCTTTAGACAAGCATAAATTGGTGTCTATGCTGAGAAAGGAATACCAAGAAGTTGTTGCAGTCACAGGTGATGGTACCAATGATGCACCAGCCCTCCATGAGGCAGATATTGGGCTTGCAATGGGTATAGCAGGAACTGAG GTGGCAAAAGAGAGTGCTGATGTGGTGATAATGGATGATAACTTCGCAACGATATTGAATGTGGCGAAATGGGGTCGTTCGGTCTACATCAACATTCAAAAGTTCGTGCAATTCCAGTTGACAGTGAACATCGTGGCGCTGATGACCAACTTCATCTGCGCGTGCGTGTCAGGGTCGGCGCCACTGACGGCGGTGGAGCTGCTGTGGGTGAACATGATCATGGACACTCTGGGCGCGCTAGCCCTGGCGACAGAGCCGCCCCACGACGGATTGATGAAACAACCGCCCGTGGGAAGGAACGCCCACATCATCACGAGGGTTATGTGGAGAAACATCATCGGCCAGAGCATCTACCAGTTGATCGTGCTCGGTGTGCTCCAGTTTTACGGGAAACAAATGCTTAACCTCGATAGTGAGGCCACTCTTAGCTCCTTGATCTTCAACACCTTTGTTTTCTGCCAG GTATTCAATGAAATAAACAGCAGAGACATGGAGCAGATAAACATATTTCGAGGGATATTGAGCAGTTGGATATTCATAATGATAATGGTGTCGACGGTGGGATTCCAAGTAGTAATGGTGCAAGTGTTGTGTAAATTTGCGGGGACAGTGCCATTGAACGGGAAGCTGTGGGCGGTGAGCGTGTTGGTGGGAGCGGTGGGGTTAGTGGTTGGAGCGCTCCTTAAATGTATCCCAGTTCCCAACGTTCCGAGCAACAAGCATCACGACGGATACGAACCGTTGCCGTCTGGACCAGACCTCGCTTAG